A region of Toxorhynchites rutilus septentrionalis strain SRP chromosome 1, ASM2978413v1, whole genome shotgun sequence DNA encodes the following proteins:
- the LOC129780320 gene encoding uncharacterized protein LOC129780320, whose translation MTKRTPAKTSAKAEESSVTEEIDSLMHNRGTALRVISRIKDTITVARMEQTELTLAQIKVYKSNAENAHSNFMKWHQEIITKLPSDKRQEQDQQHISFCDLYDEVAIHLQTCMENINAFTAPQLHNIQQPVVVQQPLPRVVPTFDGQFENWEKFKVMFKDIIDRSNELPRIKLYHLEKALIGDAAGLIDAKTISDGNYEYAWKILEERYADKRRLIDRHLEGILEVKRMVNENHIELQGIIEKFDSHIENLKHLGQELTGVSESLVVFLISRALDGNTRKLWESTMKKGELPTYHRTIIFLKEHASVLERCRKSTTHSEPQRATVKSSSLRANAATSTLPTNSCEFCSSKHYSFQCPEFNGLPVKQRHEKVKQQNVCFNCLRSGHRATNCPSKKTCSKCQRKHHTLLHQEGHITTFETPQDNTPVNASHSRVPVKPQLQTSQVLLLTALVDIIDRDEHPHQCRALIDSGSQVITKSMATDLNIQVEEVNIPISGIGSTRTTLKEKAIVQELISLILFSINLAQSTY comes from the exons ATGACGAAGAGAACACCAGCGAAAACATCCGCCAAGGCGGAAGAATCAAGTGTCACCGAAGAAATTGACTCGCTAATGCATAACCGTGGAACGGCTTTGCGGGTAATCAGCAGAATTAAAGATACAATCACGGTTGCGAGAATGGAGCAAACAGAGTTAACACTAGCGCAAATCAAGGTGTATAAAAGCAACGCAGAAAATGCTCACAGCAACTTCATGAAATGGCATCAGGAAATAATTACCAAACTCCCATCCGACAAACGGCAAGAGCAGGACCAACAGCACATCTCGTTTTGCGATCTATATGATGAAGTGGCCATCCATCTGCAAACATGTATGGAGAACATAAATGCATTCACCGCACCGCAGCTTCACAATATCCAACAGCCGGTCGTAGTTCAACAACCACTCCCTCGGGTCGTACCAACTTTCGATGGACAGTTCGAAAATTGGGAAAAATTCAAGGTTATGTTCAAAGACATAATCGATAGAAGCAATGAGTTACCACGCATCAAACTCTACCATCTAGAGAAGGCACTCATTGGAGATGCAGCCGGACTGATCGATGCAAAAACGATCAGTGACGGTAATTATGAGTATGCTTGGAAAATTTTGGAGGAGCGATATGCGGACAAGCGGCGGCTGATTGATCGACATCTTGAAGGCATTCTAGAAGTAAAGCGCATGGTGAACGAGAACCACATCGAACTTCAAGGAATAATAGAAAAATTCGACTCCcatattgaaaatttaaaacacTTGGGGCAAGAACTCACTGGAGTGTCGGAAAGCCTTGTTGTATTTCTCATTTCACGCGCTCTGGACGGTAATACACGAAAGCTGTGGGAATCGACGATGAAAAAAGGTGAGTTGCCCACATATCATCGAACAATTATCTTTCTCAAGGAACACGCTTCGGTTCTTGAGAGATGCCGGAAATCTACTACGCATTCCGAACCTCAACGTGCTACTGTGAAATCATCATCATTAAGAGCAAATGCAGCAACGTCAACATTGCCAACAAATAGTTGTGAGTTCTGTAGCAGCAAGCATTATTCGTTCCAGTGCCCAGAATTTAATGGGCTTCCGGTGAAGCAGCGTCATGAAAAAGTAAAACAGCAAAACGTGTGCTTCAATTGTTTGCGAAGCGGACATCGGGCAACTAATTGCCCATCTAAGAAGACTTGTTCGAAATGTCAACGGAAACACCATACATTACTACATCAGGAAGGACACATCACAACCTTCGAGACTCCCCAGGACAACACTCCAGTCAACGCTTCTCATTCCAGAGTTCCAGTAAAACCACAGCTTCAGACAAGTCAGGTGTTATTACTGACTGCTCTAGTCGACATCATTGATCGTGACGAACATCCTCATCAATGCAGAGCCCTTATCGATAGCGGTTCACAGGTCATAACCAAATCCATGGCTACAGATTTAAACATTCAGGTAGAAGAAGTGAATATTCCTATTTCGGGTATTGGTAGCACAAGAACCACTCTCAAGGAGAAAGCAATTGTGCAA GAATTGATCTCGCTGATCCTCTTTTCCATCAATCTGGCCCAATCGACTTATTAA